One Aptenodytes patagonicus chromosome 7, bAptPat1.pri.cur, whole genome shotgun sequence genomic window, GTTTTAGTAGTTCTCTGGCAGCTTATAGTAGGTCAGGCTTCTTTGTGTGGACCACTACACAGGGCAGTTGGTATGTATGCCCTAGTATGTCAGAAATATCATTGTTTCAGCAGGTCCTCAACTTTAAAACTAATCTAATGTAAAAGCAACATTAATTTTGAGAGGCAAAAGTAAATacaacacaattatttttttttttgcccagatAAACTTTTCTTTGCGTTTGGTGTTTCATGCATGAGAATCTTTAATATAGCTACTATGAGCTCTTACAGTAATAGAACCAGTTTGGCTATAGCAATGAATATCAGAACACCTTTGGCAAGtgagagatttttgtttttaataagaggttaaaaaaaaggttGTAATAGATTtcaagaaattaacttttttaagtAACCAGGTTAAGTCACTTAGTCatttataaagtaaaaaatatatttctgtaagtAATTGATGGTTGGGTTTACCTATAGTGAATTACAATACAGATATTTTCCTCTGTGGGTACTTGTTATTGTATTGCATAACTAGTCAGGAATAAAGAACAGTTCTTTTGATGGACGAACTTTTGACTAGCTGATGTAAAAAAGTTAAGAATTGGTGTACAACACTAAAAAAAGTCAAGTATTTCccatatatttgttttctgtgtaccTGCAGTTTATCTTTTGAGAGAGATGTTTTCAATCAGTAATTTGTACAATTATAACACATAAAGTACTTTGCTAAGTACAATTCAGTAACTTCaccgttggtttttttttccttgaatttagTTATCGATTTATGATAATGGACCGATTTGGCAGAGATCTTCAGAAGATGTATGAAGAGAATGCAAAGCGATTTTCCCATAAAACCGTACTACAATTAGGCCTGAGAATAGTaagtttaaaaattatattatatttttacaATCTGGCTTTCCAGTGTAAGTCTTTCAGTTAAATCACACTTTTGTGCTGAGTACAGGTCCTCTGCTGGGTGGAGCTGGGTACTGCATTTATAtgattgtattttgttttgttagctTGATATTCTGGAATACGTCCATGAGCATGAATATGTGCATGGAGACATCAAGGCCTCAAACCTTCTTGTGAGTTACAAGAACCCTAATCAGGTATTTCTGATGCATTTTATTCCTCATGTTTTAAACCTTCTATTTGACAACACATGGAAGTGCTTTGAACCTGTGAAATCTAGCAGAAGCTCATTTTTAAGAATGTATATGGTAACATTATTTCTGCTTGACATTTATATCTAGTTAATATTCTACGattttttttatgcattttgCTGGACAGTTATCAAATTGACTATTTGCCCTAAATAATATTCTAGAGAAATtctcaagattaaaaaaaaattgcctcgCAGATAGGTATTTGCAGGTGGAAGCTTAAAATTACATAGTACGCTGGTAAATTATGTTTGCCTGTCTGCATCGTTACCTCATTCCTTTGTTCAAGAAATCCATCAGATAAGTGTTCTGTTACTTGTAAAAATTGGTCTTTAAAGTGTTGATTGTTCCACTTGATTTACCGgtgtctttcatttttctgtatttttaactctCTTTACTATTCAAACAATGCATATTTTCAGAATTACGTATGTCTTATTGCCCAAATGTGTTAGCTCgtgaaataagtaaaataatcTCCATTCTCTTAAAGTAACTGTGGTGTTAGTGAGAAGTAATAGTATGTAGTAGCGTTCAAATGGGACAGCTGACTTTAAAGGGGGTAGGACAGTAAGTGTATTTATAACTctatgaatgtcttttttttttttccttatggttAATAACAGACTATTTTACTGTACTTGTCCTCTGCATCAGCAAGAAAGGGCTTCCACGTCAGACTGCTATatggaaaacaacaaaacctgtcAGACGTTGTTTTCAAATCATATGTAGTAATCTCAATAAAGCACTGAGAAAGGatcatttaaagtaaaaaacctcaccatttttaatactttttaagtTCTGAGAATGGTTGGGAGTTACATCTATTTGcgtattttttgtatttatagtTCTTAAATCTTAGAATTCTTTGTGGAAATTACTAGGTGTACTTGGTGGATTATGGACTGGCCTACCGATACTGTCCTGAAGGAGTTCACAAAGTATATAAAGAAGATCCTAAAAGGTGTCATGACGGAACTATTGAATATACCAGTATTGATGCACACAAGGGTGTGGGTAAGGATATAAAACTTCGTTCTCGGCAGTAGGCATTTGTGCATCCTTTTTATTAACACAAAAGACTTTATTTGCTGCATTGAGTTTTGTAAACAACCGGGTTTCTgaatctataaaaatatttttttcttctctgtggactatgctggcatttttctttttttccatttactaaCTTTTACTTTGATattaatttactgtattttaatgcaaCTTTCTTAAATAGATTTCCTTAATTTATAAAGACTGTTAAGATTTTTAGTGTATTGCTTTTTATTAACTAAATAGAAATGGAATAGTGCTTATGAGTTCTTGATAGAAAAACAGGCCCTGTTTTCAGGAGATAAATAGTTTCTGTTTTCAATGTGAACGTAGTTCCTTCATATTTGGCAATATTCTTTATCTTGTTTACGGCTTAAtatttagaagatttttttaacaaaacttcaTTTAACtatgaaatattatttcataattattataattatgcCTATAGTCACTGAATATCAAAAGGCAAGAAGTGAGAAAAGGTTGAACATGAAAAGAACAGGTCTATGTCTGATTAAACACTGAGGATTTCTAGTGAGcaccaattttattttcttcattcttaaattttgtttaatTAGCATAAAAATGTGTCCTGCAAAAATGTCAGTTGTTGAAAATTATTGTTTACTTCAGGATGAACTGTTGCACCTGTGCTTAAAACTGAACATGAACAAAGATGACTTGATTTGCCCATTTATACTTCTAGGgtgtttcttggggtttttttggcaaggCTTAGGGATCTGATCTATGATTGTCCTCTGTTCAGTTTTCAGGCcacataaaatatttcagtatcgtggaatatttttttcaggagCTGTGGTTTTAGCACTATTACCTTTTTGTAGAAGAAGGGAAGTAAAAACTGTTTTGAACAAAGTCAATCACTTCACTAATTTGCTCTATTTTTTCCACAATCGGAGTACTTAAAAAGCTCCCCAAATTGGGATAACTGCAGCATGTCATATCCTTGAGTAGAAGAAAGAGATTGATAAAGGACTTGAAAATTAAGTTACCCTTCCAGATgtagaaacaatattttttcgTTCCTTGCTTTCACtctaaaataaggaaataagtaACAGATAGAGTAGTGTTACATTGTTAGCATTGGCTTTCTATTGTCTCAACATATTTACAAATTTTAACTTGTTAAACTATATGTGCCTTATTAGCTGCTCTTACTgttcttttttaatgtgtgtatatgtatttagcACCATCGAGACGTGGTGATCTGGAGATCTTGGGTTACTGTATGATTCATTGGCTTAGTGGCCATCTACCGTGGGAAGATAATTTGAAAGATCCAAATTTTGTCAGAGACTCAAAAATCGGGTGAGAAactacttgttttctttctcttttgaaatcAAAAATAGGAATGAAAATGTCTTAATGTAGAAATGCTTTGTACTTTCAGTATATTCCCTTTTGGTGAGTAGGCTATTGTTTTGTATACCCCACAGTTTCCCTTCATTGTGTCTCATGTATCCTTGGCTTGTAATTAAATGTTGCTTGTACTGTTCTACTCTCTCTTCTTTTGCATATGTGAGATGCTTGTTTATCCACCACAGTACTGTCACTTTAGAATACTGCCGTGGTTAAGCCAAAAAGTACTCTTATCAGTATACAGGTAACCATTAGTCCCGCTTTACAGAAAGAGAACTGAAGCATGGAGTATGAGTAGCCTTTATAACACCATGCTCTGAAGTCAGTGGCAGGGATGAGAGCTAAAAGTGGATCTTACATGTCTTGGAGCATCGTTCCAGCTAGAGGGCTACTAAtgtgggaattaaaaaaaaaaaaaaaaaaattttttttggtctctctccCTCACTGTCACATTCCTTtgtcttccccccacccctgctcaACCCTCTCTTGTCAGATATTTAATATGAAGAAAGCTGTCCTGGCGCAGCAGTTTCTGTCCCATTAACAAGTATTTGTTATCTGGCTTCCTTATCTCTATTTTTAACACTTCGGCCTCCATCAATGTTAGCAAAGGTTCCTCCGCTTCACCTCATTTATTATTTTGGCAGGGGATCTGCTCTGAATAATATCAGCTAGAGAAAGAGTCCTCTAGCAGGGAGAGGTGAGAGCATTCGTATGTGAGGGTTTAAAATGGACCAGttcttttccttcagtcttcTACTTGCTTGCTTTTATAGGAATCAAAAACTGTTCAACAAAAACTTACTGTATTTCAGACAGCCTGTCTGGCATTCGTCAGGTTCTCAAATGTACTGCACTCCTAAAAATGGCTGTACTAAGTCATACCAAAGGTTTATCTAGTAGCGTTTCCTTCTCTGACAGTGGCCCAAGCTAGGTACTTAGGAAGTCTATCAGAACAGGGCAAGATTCAAACTTTGAAAGAAACAATAgttttgaataattttgtttttcagatgtagagataatatttcagtttttatggACAAATGCTTTCCTGGGAAAAATAAACCAGGTAAGagaagctattttaaattaaaatactttggTTTGTACCATGTGGTAAGCGTTCtctaataatttgttttaatgtcctttttcttaaaaaaaaaaaaaaaatccatcaatcTGGGTGCCATCACCAAATTGTAGACAACTTTAGACAGTGGGTAGAAGCTCTGAAATTCGTATTTACGTGGTGTACGTTGAGTGCATACAAGGGAAGGCTGTGCTACTCTCTATTCAAATAAAACCAGATCAATTCAGTTGCTGCAAAAGGTGAGGAGTTGTCAGACTGtcagcagctttttttcctgagaggtgTGTCTCAGGCATTGTGCTCTAATCTGTTTCTTCTTTAAGTCCTCTTTGTTTACTTAAGTTTGTAcctatttttcttctgacttttatCAGCAACAACAAAGTGGCATGAATTAGATTGTTGATTAGGAGAAGTTTAGAATCTTCCTTTCGGCTGCGGTTAGATGAACTGCAGATGCTCTGCTTCTGACTAAAGGCAGTATTAAGTATTTGCAAACATGAAATGTGTAAGTTGATTTTTCACAACTGAATTTTAGAGATTCAAAATATAAAGTAATGCGAACTTGGAGtctagatttttttctatttggcaTTGCTGATTTGCTGAGTAGATTATTGTTTTAAACCTGACTCTATTAGAAATACACTTTCATGGGATCTTAAACTTAGATAGTTATTTCCAGCTACTCCTGGTGATCAGAAGAGAGTTTTCTCTGTCAAGTGTGACTTGTCTGGTTTTTCAGTGGTCAAACgtttcatgtattttttaattgatgtttCAGTCTTTAAATTGATGAAGTTCTGAGATAACATTGAGTTtccttttcaacatttttaaatatagacATAAGAAATATCATGTAAACAAGCATTCATTGGTGAAGATCAGCCTATTACATTTTTTACGACTGactgttttcttcattgcaaTGAACATGTAAAAAACAGTGATGCTGTCATCACTGGGTAATGAACCttggtataatttttttctaaaatgtgttgTAGTAAAGTTATAATTATGAGTTTATAAATAACCATTTCAAAAAATAGCATAAGTAGTGCATGTATAATTTCTGACTtaatgattaaaatgttttcaaatagaaattaattGGAGGTACTATTTCTTTAGATGAAATAGCCAAATATATGGAAAAGGTGAAGCTGCTGAACTATGAAGAGAAACCTGTTTATCAGCATTTCCGAGAAATACTTCTGCAAGGTCTTAAGGCCATTGGGCAAAAAGATGATGGAGTACTTGACTTTGGCTTGTCAGAGAATGGAGACTTGCAAACAAATCCCATACAAAAGGTTTTTACTCTAAAAATTTATGTCtgcttttaatacttttttttgagCTAAATAAGAGTTAAAGTGGTATTGGAAGTAGGTGTCATAACTGCATGCAGTAAGAAATAAGCAAGTAGTCAAACATTTGTTTGATTAAGTCCTACTCTTAAGCATTATTTCTCTAATTTAACTTCACTAATTGTTATTAAAGCTTAATACAAAATGATGTTTATAGGTGTTCATAACAGATAATATCTTGGATAACAGAATGTGTATATATAGTTGCAATGACATTTGAACAGATGAACATTCAgttaatttccttattttccttaaatgGGTAAAACTCCAGATGGGTCAAAATACATGTAAGGTAAAATAAGTCTAGTTTTTGTTTCATATTAGTTTCCTTTCTGTGAACAGTTCAAAGCTTAGTTTTAACTATACATCTTTATGCCAAGTATTTGATTCTGGAATTCACATATTGAATTCACTGTGATCTAATATGTTATTTATGAGTCTTGACTATAGTGGTAGGCTAGGGGTATTTTATTCCTTGTATTTAAGAAGCCTTAAACTCTAGATTTGGACTCCCATTTGAATACAGCGTAGCAACTTTTTAAGCCTTAGGGAAATTGTATGTTAAAATGGTTTgtaataacaattaaaaatggTCAAATAATGGAacaataaatcatagaatagtttaggttggaagggacctctaaaggtcatctagtccaacccccctgccgtgggcagggacagcttcaactagatcaggttgctcagagccccgtccaacctggccttgaatgtttccagggatggggcatccaccacctctctgggcaacctgtgccagtgtttcaccaccctcagcataaaaaatttcttccttagatctagtctaaatctgctctttcttagtttaaaaccattaccccttgccctatcacaacaggcccattattattattattttcctgtaattcaaactgcatttattactttttatcTGTATTTGTTAATAACAGGTGGGCAGTTTATTGGTTCCTTTAGCATGAACCAGGGAACTGAGAATTATAATACAGGATAATAGTACAAGAATGCTATCTGCTTACTGACATGATCAGTAGTGTGTTAAAAATGGgcaaaaagcacaaaagaaaaaaagctgtaggATTTTAAAGTCTTCTGGGGATGTATgtccagcttttctttctttttttgcccagTAAATAGTACTTTGGCTAAAATCGTACAGCCATGGTCTTCATACTAATATTTTCTGCTGAACTGAGTGTAAAGATCTGTCCAAAAGGAGAGTTCATTAGCATAAATTCTTCTGTTCCCTGTGGATCGACATGGCTTGagacctgtggttttttttcgggggaaaaaaataatttttaatggttGGCTGGTTTCTTTGCTGAATAAGTTGGCCTGCTGCAGAGCCAACATCTGTGACCTTTAATGTCCTTGTCCAGCAGAGATGGCTGGTGCACATTTCCAATGCAATAAAACTTCAAAATCTTATTTCTTTAGCCAATATCAGTCAAGACCATTCCCAAAGGGTGGGATAATACTTTTCCATAGGTTCTTACCTACTAGCATCAATTAGGAGTTAGCTTTTACACtgggttttggtgtttgggtggggttttttttttggggggtgggggggggggtggggagagggggtgtttggtttttttttgttttggttttttttactctgaggaaTCATATGCATGGTCAGCTTGCTCAGTTGTCACAAATATGTTCAAGCACTTATATAAAACAATAAGTGTTACTGTCCTGTTTGAATAAGTGTTTTCAGCTGTCCACACTGCAGTGGACTTCATGCTCGCTACTTCATGCCAGCTACTGCTAGAGTGTCCAGACAGAATAAGATTGTTTGCTTGAAATCAGGTTGACATAGCCTGCTTACTTTTGACCAAATACCAGAACCCATGACTCTTCCGTCTATGTTGGATTTTCTATGCCTTGTAACAGCTGTGGTGTAGGCTAGGGTAGAAGAATAGATTGTGTCAGTCCTCCTTCCAAGGGTGTATTTTGCACTTTTCTTCAAGAATGAATGGAAGGAGGGTCTTCAGCAGGATGTCTTCCTTCTCAGAATATATGTTTGGCAATTCATGCTACTAGGTTTTTCTTCCAGGGGATATCAGACATTAATGAGAGGCTAGGAGAACAGGAAGATGATTTGTGCTAGTTGAGAATAGCTGGACACTTAGATAcatagaggaagaaaggaagaacacagaatgctaattaaaattatatgtattttcagCTGTGACAGGAAGCTCAACTTGATGACTGAGTGTTTTAAAGATAAGCTCCAAATTCCAAACGCTGTTAGAAACTGCTTTCCGTAAAGCTAACTTACCATTGATCAGTAGCATCTTGCCTCTGAAAGCCAGTATCTTCTAGCACATGCTGAATTTCTTTTGGCATGCTTAATGtctaatttggaaaagaaaaatgcaatctgGCATCCACCCTTGAGAACATGGTGGCCTCTAATATAGAGCATTTATGGCATTTTGGCTGTACTGATCCTTTAATCACAACAGGTCTTAAGACACCTACTTTTCAACTCCTTTGGGGCAATCTACCATAATACTTTCTTAAAACAGTGTTATTTGGTGTTCTGAAGTTGTGCTATTTCATAGCTAGGAGATAATATTTCTAGCTTCTGTGTAAATAAATTCTTAGAATGTAGGATTCTCCTGTGCTTTCAGCTCATACAGCTAATTGAGCCATGATGTGCATTGTATGTTGCATATAAGCATGGTTGTTCTGGAATCTCAGTCATTCTCCAGTATTGGTATCTGGCTAAAACTCACAGATGTCTGCTATATTAAaagttaacattttattttctataccATGACTCAAGTTTCCCCAGATGTATAAGTAAATGAAACAGTCCACAGTTCTGCtggaggttgttttttgtttgttttggggttttttttctgtatagtaaATGCATgttggtttgtgtgtgtgataTTTTATAACAGTTCTAGCAAAACAAGAAGCTAACAGTACCATGTGTTGAAGGAAGTATTTGGAGCTCTTGACTAAATTATTTAGGGCAAGGACTACATCTTCCTTTTGTTTAGTGCTGAAGAGTTGCTGGGAAATATTGGGAGTAAACTAAACTGGAAAAACGTGGATCTTAGTGATTTGTGGTTCCTTCTAATGTTCAGCTTCAGATGCGCAGGTGTTGCTTTTGTCAGATGAATGCTGCCTGATTTCTACTGCTATGTAATTCACCTGCATCAAGATTAAGAAACCACTTTTTATTACATAAGCTTGGAAACAAgataaatgtattttgcttttgtgtAGCATGTATTGGATATCTGTTTTTCTGATGAGcgtttaaaat contains:
- the VRK1 gene encoding serine/threonine-protein kinase VRK1, with the translated sequence MPCNKKTAGKKAPAKRKLAEVFALGEVLADTSRKEWKLGVPIGQGGFGRLYLADVNSSKSVGSDAPYVAKVEPSQNGPLFTELKFYMRAAKPDEIRKWTKSHKLKYLGVPRYWGSGLHEKNGNSYRFMIMDRFGRDLQKMYEENAKRFSHKTVLQLGLRILDILEYVHEHEYVHGDIKASNLLVSYKNPNQVYLVDYGLAYRYCPEGVHKVYKEDPKRCHDGTIEYTSIDAHKGVAPSRRGDLEILGYCMIHWLSGHLPWEDNLKDPNFVRDSKIGCRDNISVFMDKCFPGKNKPDEIAKYMEKVKLLNYEEKPVYQHFREILLQGLKAIGQKDDGVLDFGLSENGDLQTNPIQKKKRKAAAATNESTEAEVEDTGSPEKKKPAPSDAVATRTRKMTSSKSKKGTATRKRVQK